In Nitrosarchaeum sp., the sequence CCTACCATTAGATATGTTGGCAACAACCCAACTACAAAAGTTGCAATAGAAAATCCCATTATTGTAATTATCATAGCTTTTTTTCGTCCAAACTTATCACCATAGATCCCAAAAATCACAGATCCTAAAGGTCTCATAATCAATGTAACAGTATATGATGCAAATGTTGCAAGTATACTAAACACAGGATCCGCAGATGGAAAAAATAGCTGACTAATGGAAGGAATAACAAGTAACATCAAAACTATATCATATCCATCTAAAGACCAACCAAGAAATGAGCCAATGGCAATTTTTTTCTGAGCTAAAGTTAGACTCATCAAGACAATTTCAGTCTAGTTGTATTTAGCCTTGATTTCAAAAATCAAAACATTTGCCATAGTAAAAATAGAGACCAATTATCAATAAAATAGAGCATGCCAGAGATTAATGTAGAAGAATATGAGAAAAGATGTCAAGAGATTCTACAAGATAGCGAAGTAAGATTTGCCGCACTTTTAGATGAATTTGGAAAGATACTTGCTGGAGGGTATAAGGCAGATGTGGATCCAAGATTAACTGAAGAACAACACAATGAAGTTTGTAAAGAGTTAGCAGGAAGAGTAGTAAAAAGAAAAAAATTTGATGTAGAATTAGGATATGTAAAATATTCAGCATCTCGCAGAAAGCATGTTGTGATAATGAGTTTTCCAATCTTTGAAAAAGTAATAATGATAGTAGCAGAACCAAATGTCAACATTGATAGATTAGCATTTAGAATAATTGAAAAACTTGGTCGTCAATGGGGCGAATTTTTTGGGGAATAAATTTTAAATCATTTTACAATACAGAAAAATTACTTCATCACGTTACTTTTGAAATCACTTATTGTTGAAATAGTACGTTTTGTCTCATGACCAATATCATGAATTGTAGCACCATTGTATTTTTTGTCAAGATACCTACCAGTCAGAATCATAGGAGCAGCAATTGCATTACTAATACCAGTGGGTTCAGGTATCCAAAATATAATAAATCCAATTTTTTGAAGTTTTTTACCTGGAGCAGATGCTCGTTGAACACATCCCAAAGAACGGGCAGTCGATTTATCATCAAACTTTGTCATATCCATGTATAATGATGCTCTTCTCTTGGCCGAGTCAGAAAATTTACGTATTTTATCTAGGCGTGCCTTTAAGTGGTCAACCATGATTTCTATTTAGAAAAAATCAGATAAGATTCAATGATCAATATCAATCACCTGTGTGTCAATAAAGGATAACAAGCCTAAGAGACACTCAATTATACTAGGCTTAGTTTAATTACTAAGATACATTGAAGGATAAAAACTCCAAGAGGTTAGACTCTATTAAAGCGGCTCATCAGTCAGAAAAAGCAAGCTATAGTACTAGAATGGAGGATTATTTGGAGGTAATCTCTGAGCTTGTAGAGCTAAAAGGATATGCAACCACATTAGACATTTCACGATACATGAATGTGAGTGCACCAAGTGTTACAAAGATGCTACAAAGATTAGAAGAAAACAAGTTGTTAGAATATGAAAAGTACCACGGGATTAATCTAACAAGTAAGGGTACTCAGATAGCAATCGAGATAAGACAAAACCATGGAATTTTGCTAGAGTTTTTTGAGATTTTGGGAGTAAATCATGAGACTGCCAACAAAGATACTGAAGGAATTGAACATCACCTGAATCCAAAAACAATCAAACAATTACGAAAATTTATCACATTTTTAAAAGCAAATCCAAAAATTATTGAAAGTTTTAAGAATCCATAAAATATGTCAATCTATTGTTTCTTTAATCTTTAAGAAATATTTGAATATCGTTTTGAGACGATGCTAGTTTCATTAAAGTTCGCGATGCTTCAGAACGTTTTGGAATTGTAATCTCACCTTTTTTCCCAATTCTAACTGAAGTTACATAGTTGTCATGAACATAGATATCAGCATGCATCGAAGAATATTCTCTGCCAACAGTTAAAACTAAACCACTTTTGGATTCTGAAAAATGAAAAGATATTTCATTAGATGAATTTGTAGATTCATGACGATTAGAATTAGTCTTTTCAACTACATCAATGTGTATTTTTAGCACTTTTTCAATTTCACTAATGTTAGAACCGCCTTTTCCAATAATTGATGCCATTGATTGTTTATCTACTAAGATTTTGGCTCGATTATCAGATAATATTTCAACTTCTACTCTAGGATCATATTTCCTAAAGAGCTCACGTATTTTGTCTTCTGCAAGTTTTTCAATACCTACTTTTTGTACTTTTTTTGATACTGGAACTATGACATTCTCTTCACCAAATGTGTAAATTTCATGCTCAAGCACATGATCTGCAAAATTTCTAATCTCAATTACTGGTCTTGCCAAATCAGATTCGGTCATTCCAGTTGGAACCTTAACCACAAGCTCCAAATCATATATTTTCCCTATTGTGCCATATTTGACAAAAACTACAGTATCAATAACATTTGGAATTATTCCTAACTCGATTTTTCCTATAAAACGTTGTATTGCATCCAAAGGAGAGTTTGCATGTACAACACCGACCATGCCAACACCAGTAAGTCGTAAATCAGCAAACGTTCGAAAGTCTTCTCTTCGTCTTACCTCATCAAAGATTGTGTAATCAGGACGAACCAATAATAAAATATCAGCGGAGTTATCAAAACTACCATCAAGCTTTGTGTATTGAGTAATTCCCGGATCCACTTGCAAATCACGTGGAGATTCAAATGTTTTTACAATCTTTCCAGTATTGTGATAAAAATTAGCAAGGCCAGATGCAAGAGTACTTTTTCCAGAACCTGGAGGACCAGAAATGATAATACCTTCGGCCCTATCAGAGAATCGCTTCATTAATTCTTCAGAGATAGCATAATCATCCAAAGTCAATTTCACAATAGGATGAACGATTGTAATTTCAAAGGCTTCAGAAAACGGAGGTTTAGTAATTGCAATTCTATAATCATTGTATTGAATTACATATGCACCAGTTTTTGAGATTTCAATAGTACTAGAATCAGAAGTAGTAGTCTCTAAAATTTGAGATGTAATTAGTTGTAGGTATTCACGGGTTAAAATTTCATCGTTTAGTTTTGTCAAAACAAATGACCCAGGTTTTCCTTTTTTTGCCATTGGGGGCATATTCTCTTTCAAGTGTACACTCATTGTTTCAGAGTCAAAAAATTTTAAAAATTCCAAAGCAATATTTTTAGGAATTGGTTTTACAAACACAGATTCCAATCCCTCGGCCTGTGCCACCAAGTGTTGAACATTATCAGAAGTATACAGAATTGCTTGATTTTGTTTTGCAACATCTTTGATTATTGCATCAATTCTACCAGAACCAGCCATACGAATATCCTCAGAAGTTGGGTGTGAGCCTGAAAGTGATATGACCAACTCAAAATTACCTGATATTTCTTTAAGTTTTTTTATTGCTTCCAAACCAAAAAAACCCTGCTCTTTTTTCTGAGATGCTTGTGATTGTAATTCATCAAAAACGGCTTGAGGTATAATGATTTCAGAATTTTTAATTTTTCCGGATTCAATCAATATGATTAGTTGTCCATTAATTATGATACTAGTATCTACAACAATCTTTGACAAATCTTCTACCAATTTTAATTAAAGTTAGATCCTAAATTACTTTGCCAAAACATCGGAAACAACTTTCAATATGTTGTTAAAATTAAATGGTTTTGAAATATAAGAAGAGGCACCAAAATCCAAACATTGTTGAATAACTTTCTGATCATCACTTGCAGTAACCAAGATAATCTTGGCTTTTGGATCTTTTGAGAGTATTTCTTTAACAACAGTAAATCCATCTTTTTTAGGCATTGCTAAATCTAAAAGTAATAAATCAGGATTAAATTTGAAAAAAAAATCTACACTTTCTGCACCATCTTTTGCTTCACATACGATATTATGTTCACCTATAGACAAAATATCTTTTAAGACAAGTCTAATTGCATCAGAATCATCGGCAATCATGATGTTTCCCATTAAATCATCTTAAACTGACAGGTAATTAAAAAGGTTGATCAAATAAAAGTAGAAGATATTTGTGAAATCTTTTGTTTTATTTCATTCAAATTAATATCGGATTGAGTCATAGATTTCTTCATAGCATCAACTGAAATGATAAGAGATTCAAATATTTCATCAGTTATTGTCTCATCCGTTATCTTTTTTAACATAAAATCAAGCATTGATGATAGAGCACCTAATTCCTCTTTTCCCATCATCGGAGCCAATCCTTTGATTTTGTGAGTTGATTTTTGAATTTTTGAGGCATTAGCAGATACATCTAAAGGAGTATGACAAGCACTTAAGATATTAGAAATTGCAAAAATTTCATCGTTTATTTCAGCAGTAGCAACCTTAAGAAATTCATCAGACATATTGGTACAAATAAAGAAACCATGCTCATTATTTTTATACTCTATGTTAAGAGTTAGACATTGTGAAGATAATCAATAAGACATATGTTTTGGTTCTAGTATTAATTGTTGCAGCAATAATTAATTTATTATTGCTTTATGAATCACAACAAATAGACAATTCGCTCTCAAATTCAATTATCAAAACAGGGGATCTGAAAGTAGATGCAGAGCATATTTCATCTTTAGCAATATCTGTAGCAAATGGAGACATCAATGATAAAGAGAATCTAAATAGTGTAATAAAAGACATAGATGAATTTCTATTGAAATTAGAAAACGGTGGTAGTGTTAATGGACAACAACTGCAAAAAATTCCAACCGAGTTAACTGAAGAATATAATAAAATGAAGACATCTTGGGAATTATATAGAGAAAAAGTAATAAAAGTAGAAAAAACATCGGTTTTTGATCGAGAAGCAACAAATGCCATGAATTATGTTCTACAAAAAAATGGTGAACTTGTATTATCAACAAAAACAGTATCAGATGAATTATCAAATCTAGATAGAGATTATAATAGACACAAAGAAATTGCTAAAGAATTAGAAAAATCTGCAATAGAGATAGGACAGCTAACACTGTTAATTTCAATTGGAGAAGAGGAAGACGTACAGCAAAAATTGAAAAATGAGAGAATAGCATTTGAAATAGAACTAAGAAAACTGCTAGGAATACCAACAGAAGAATTAGATGTTGAAAGTGTAGGAAAAATAAATGAAGAGTTAATTCCAATTCCTAGGGAGAATTCAAATGAATTACGAAAAATTGATCCTTTGTGGGAAGCATTACAAGCAAGAATAATTATTCTTGAAGAAAGAGCTCTTTTATCTCCAGATTTTAATTTGGCAAAAAATGAAATGATTCAACAAAAATCAATTTTGTTTTCAAGTATAGATGATATCTTATTGTCGTGGAATGCCGAAATTGTAAAAAATAGTCAAGAAGGACAAATCATCATTCAAGCATTATTGTTAATTGATATAGGAGTATTCTTTTTGGTGTTATTTATCATTCGTCAATCATTATTACCTTTAGGATTAATTACAAATGCACTTTCAGAAATAAAAGAAGGCACGTATGGAGAAAAAATAGAATACAATAAAACAGATGAAGTTGGAACCTTAGTAGACACATTTAACGTGATGTCAAACACGATTAAAGAAAAAGATGAACAAACTAAGAGAACAGATATTGCAAAAGATGAATTTTTAGCAATGATTACTCATGAATTAAAAACACCACTAGTACCTATTCAAGGATATGCAGATATTTTACTAAGTGAGCATTTAGGAAAATTAACAGACAAACAAAAAGAAAGAATCAGCATCATAAAAACAAGTTCAGAGACATTACTATCAATTATATCAGATTTACTTGATGCTCAAAAATTAGAATTAGGTCAACTTAGAATGAAAAAAGAAACACATAATATTAAAAATACTATCGTTGAAGCGCTAGCAGATTTTGAGCCAGATTTAGAAAAAAAGAAAATAACAAAAATCATAGACTTGCAAGATGTCCAAATGGATTATGACCCAGTTAGAATAAAACAAGTCCTTACTAATTTAATCAAAAATAGCTTAAACGTAATACAACCAGAAGTTGGAAAAATTGAAATTTCAATGAAAAATCTACCACAGAATATTCAAATTAGTATAAAAGACAACGGGATTGGAATACCATTAGAAAAACAGCAAGACTTGTTTAAGAAATTTTATCAGGTGGATGCAACATTAACAAGAGAAAAAGGAGGTAGCGGTTTAGGATTAGCAATATGTAAAGGAATAGTCGAAAGTCATGACGGAACAATTTCTGTGAAAAGTGTTCCAAATCAAGGTGCAGAATTTACAATAACTCTACCGAAAAATTCACAACCAACAAAGTCCCCAATTGATATTAGTTAAAGAAAACAAACTTTCTTAACTAAAATCACTCACTCTCCCTAAAAAATGGATTTTTTAGAATGAAAAATAATGAATCAAGATAATCACACAGATGAAAAAAATGGTGAATTTTATGAAAATTGTGCTATATATTTTGAATTTCTACGTAAAAAAGGACGCACTGATTACAATTTTGAAGACGAGTATTACTTTACCATGCCTGCCATATCAAATCATTAATTCAAAACATAAGATTAATTTTATCAATTCAATATCGAATAAATTCTTACATTAAAGAACTCATATCGAATATTTTTTCAGATGGATTGTAAAAATCAAAGACCAAACAGATAGAACATACAACCAATAAGAATAACTTACAATCAACATTATGTTAGATAATAACATGAATGAAGAATTAGAAGCAATAAGACAAAATGTTAAAACATGCACTAAATGTAACCTTTCCACAACAAGAACAAACTCAGTACCAGGGAAAGGAAATTTCAAAGCAGATGTAATTTTTGTAGGAGAGGCACCTGGAAAAAATGAAGACCAAAAGGGAGAGCCATTTGTAGGAATAGCTGGTCAAAGACTCAACAATGCATTAGAAAATGCTGGAATATCCAGAGAATCGATTTACATCACAAACATTGTGAAATGCAGACCACCAAAAAACAGAGTTCCTTCTATTTCTGAAAGAGATGCATGTGATAATTATCTTCAAAAAGAAATTGCAATAATAAAACCAAAAATAATTTGTATTTTAGGAAATACTGCATTTAACTCTATTTTAGGAGGTTCTGAAATTAGAAAATATAGAGGAAAAATTGTAAAAAAAGACAAACAGTTTTATTTTCTAACACTACATCCGGCTGCAACAATTTACAATCAAGAATTAATCACAGTATTAAAAGAAGACATCATAAAATTATTTGATTTAATCAGAGAGTTAAAAAACAACAAACAAATTTCAATAGACATTGACTATACTACCTAGAACATTTTATACAAAAGACACTGTTACAGTTGCAAAAAAGTTACTAGGAAAAAAAATAGTTCGGAAGATAGGTAGAAAAGAAATTTCAGGAATAATAATAGAAACTGAAGCATATAGACATAAAGACGACCCAGCAAGTCATGCATTTAGAAATATTACTGAAAGAAACAAAGTGATGTTTGGAGAGGTAGGAAAAGCGTATGTCTATTTTACATATGGAATGCATTATTGTTTTAATATCGTTGCAAGAAATTCAAAATTTGAGGCAGGAGCTGTCTTGATTAGAGCAATCACTCCTGAAAAAGGAATAGAGATTATGGAAAAAAATAGAGGCATGAAAGATTCAAAGAGATTAACAGATGGACCTGCAAAATTAACTCAGGCACTAGGAATTACAAAAAAGCATTACGGATTAGATCTAACAACAAACTCAGAATTATTCATCACGGAGGGAATAAAAATATCAGGTAAAATCATTTCCAGCCCAAGAATTGGAATTAAAAACGCTACCGACAGATTATGGAATTTTAAAACGATAACACAATGAATTTATTTTTCATTGTTTTCATCTAATGTCCAAGGTACAAATCGACCCAAAATTTTTTCCCAGTTTAATCTCAAAAGTAAAACAACAACAACAGTCATCATAATTCCAAATACAATGATTCCAAGATATACAGTAGTTACATCAGTAATATCTTCAAGATATGGTTGTACTAATGACATTCCAAGATGATGAGAAATAAAGACAATAGAATAGCTAAGAACTAGTTTACCAGCAAGTGTGGCTATGAAAAATCGTTTGGGATTATATTTTGCAAGTCCCAATGGAACATAAATCAAGTCATCAGGTATAGGAGTTGCCGCTGCAAAAAACGCAGCTCCTGCACCATATCGTTTTACTAATCTTTCAAATGGTCGCATTCTCTTTCTAGTTTTTTCACTAATAATACGGCGCCCTTGATAACTTACATAGAAGATAATTTGTTTTGCAGCAGTTGCAGCTAGTGCAGAAAGAATTGCCAACACATGAAGATCAAATTGATCACCTACAGACATTGAAGCAAGAAAAATAAATCCAGGTAGAGGAATAAATGGAATTAAAGAACCAAAAAAATTAACCAATACTAAGCCAAGATACCCAATTTCAGGAGCAAATGGAAAAATTGCTGAAAAATCCACAAAACAATCATCAGACAGGCTTTATTTATTAAAAGCGAACTGATAATTATTTTTCAAAATACACCACAATCATTAAAATATCATCTTTTTACAACAAAACAGATGATAAAAAAAGAGTATGTAAAAATCTGTGATGAAATATCAGGAATTAGTCCGTTTATTAGATTTGTAGGCATAGTTGGAAAGGGAGGAGAGCTTTTGGCATACAAAAGAAGACCCGAGTTGATCCCACTTTTAGATGCAAAAAATACCCAGTATCAGTTTTCACACATTGCAATAAAAACAGACTTGGAAGAATTCTTTGATAAAAATCTTGGAGAAGTGGAATTTGTATGGGAGGAAAGAAAAAAAGTTCAGACAATATCATTTGCGATTAAAAAAGTTAGAGTATGGATATCAATTGATAAAAAAGTAATACGTTCAGAAATGCTACGAATAATTGATTCATGTTTGCCAATTGTAAAAAAACATGCAAAGGTATAGATCGCAATTTACAAAAAATAGATTTTAGAATACGACCATTAACTTTTTTAGAATATTTATTTTAAGAAATTCATGGAAGAAGTTGATGAAATTAAAGAAGTAATAAATAAAATAAACATAAGAAATTCAGGTTCTAAAGATTATCAAAAAATGAAAATTGAGGAGTTAAGTGCAAATATGAGAGAGGTTATGAAGTTTCAACAAGATATAATTCAGAGAATTGAAGATTTTGAGGGAAAAGGATTACAACATGATTTAATAAATTATGCAAAAACTATTTGCAAAAACACAGCAGAAAGAGAAATACTAAAAATTCAAGACGTTTATCTAAAAAAAATTGAAACGGAATATCTAAAATAAGAAATTACGACGTATCGTATAACCAACAGCGAACATAGCCAGTGTCTGTTTTAAATTTAGGTGGAACCATTTTACATTTATCTATTGCAAGTGGACACCTCTCAATAAATCTACATTGAGTTGCAGGTTCCATAAGACTAGGAGGATTACCTTTGATGTATTTAGGAATATTTCCTTTTAATGTTGGAATGGATTCCAGTAGTCCCTGAGTATAAGGATGCTTTGGATTTTTGTAAATTTCATAAGATGAACCGAACTCTACCATTTGTCCACCATACATAATTCCAATTTTATCAGCAATTTCAGATAAAACTGCCAAATCATGTGTGATTAACATAATTGACATTCCGTCTTTTTTGAGTTTTTTCAAGAGGTTAATAATTTGAGCCTGAATTAATACATCAAGTGCAGTTGTAGGTTCATCAGCAATTACAAATTTGGGTTCAAGCAATAATGCCATAGCAATTATCACTCTTTGTTTCATTCCTCCGCTTAGCTCATGAGGATATTTTTTTAAAACAATATCATCCAAACTGACAGAATGCAGTGTGTTTAGAATTACATCATCAAAGTTTTCTGTAAAATTATGTTGGTTTAGAACTTCAACAAATTGTTCACGAATGGTAAACACAGGATCAAGAGAATTCATAGCTCCTTGAAATATCATTGAAATTTTTTTCCATCTGAATTTTCTAATAAAGTCAGATTCAGATATATCCAATATCGAAGTATCATCTAAAATTATTTTGCCATTTGCTTTACCTCCCAAAAGCATCCTAACAATAGAAAGACCCAATGTGCTTTTTCCACAGGCACTTTCACCTGCAATACCTATAGATTCTCCGTCGCTTAAATTAAAATCGACGTCATCTACTGCATATACCGGACCCTTTGATGTATTATATCGAGCTGAAAGCCCATTGACGATTAATACCACATATTTAGTAAAATCAAACTAGAATTTTTGTCTTGCACTAAACAATTAAAATTTAGCCATAAAAAAATATCACCATAATTTACCATATTTTTGCAAGGATGTTTTAACATCACCAATTAAGGTATCTAATGTATGAGAATCATAATTTGTACCTGTAAAATCAGCGTTAGTAAGAATTGCACCATCAAAATTAGTATGTCTCAGATTCACTCCACTAAGATTTGCATTGGTTAAATTAGCACTTCTCAAGTCAGTATAAAACAAGTCAGCCCCTCTAAGGTCAGCATCTTGAAGATCTGCACCATATAGTTCAGCATCCCAGAGTTTTGCATTGGAAAGATTTGTGCCTCTCATGGTAGCACCGCGTAGTTTGACATAAAACAAAATTGCATTATGGAGATTAGCCTCGCTTAAATCACTGCTACTCAAGTCAGCATTATGGATATCTCTATTTTGAAGATCAACACCACACATAATTGAATCAGACATATTTCTTCCAATTAGAACTTCATAATCAAAATTAATGTGGGTAAGATTTCGTTTTCTAAAAACGTCAGATGAATTCATACAACATAACAAAAGACATCACATTTGAATTTAGATAAAAACAATGTTAGAGGGATTTTTTACTAAGGCGATCAATTAACCAAATTTGCTTATGAATATATGAATAATTCAAAGATCAGTAATTGGATTCACTAAGGGATATAAACAACTTTACAGAAAGAAAAAAATCGATTCAAATGAAACTACCAATATGTAATTTTGATGCAAAAAATGCGGTGCTTTGCCCAAAATGCGAAAACAATGTAGAAGCAGGAATAATTACAAAGGCAGATGCAGATGCATCAATTATTCTTGCAAAGTTGGCAAAATCAAATCCAACTATCGATAAATTTTCACTTTATTCATGTAAAGAATTCAATGGAAATTATGTACTGGCACTAGCCAAAAACGATATTATGGTGATTCGACAAAGCCGTGTACTCTATAGATTACTTCAAGATCAATTCAAAGGAAAAATATGGCTTGTAGAAGCTGATGAAGATGATAAAAAATTCATAGAAGATTTATTTTTTCCAACAAAAATTTTGTCAATTAATTCAGTTTGGGCGCCTGGTGGAATCCAAAAGACAAAGGCAGTTGTATCTGGAAAATGGACTCCAAGATTTCCAATCGATACAAATAAGATAATTCAAATTGTCAAAAATGCCCGAAACCTTGACATTGAGATAGAATTTGAAGAAAAAAGACGGTGAAAATAGTGGGATTTGTTAAAACTCATGACATTACAGAATTAGATACCACACTCATTGGAAAAGAGGTGGTGCTTGGGGGATGGGTGGAGGATCTCCGAAAATTAGGAAAAATGACATTTATCACACTAAGAGATGTTTCTGGAATTTCTCAAATCATAGTAAAAGGTGAATTAAATGACAATCTAGGAGAAATAAACCGTCAAAGTGTAATTAGTGTAAAAGGAATAGTACAAGAAACAAAGGCAAGAGATTTTGCTTTTGAAATAAAAGCAGAAGAGATAGAAATTTTAGCAAAAGCAGTTCATCCGCTTCCAGTTGATCCAATTGGAAGACTAGAAAGCAACATCGATACAAGATTGAATCATCGTGCATTAGATATGAGAAATCAGAAAACTGCATCAATTTTCAAATTACGACATTTTGTTTTAGAAACATTACGTAAAACTTTATCAGAAAAAAAATTTATCGAGATCACAACTCCAAAAATAATTGGCAGTGCAAGTGAAGGAGGTGCAAATTTATTCTCATTAGATTATTTCGGTAAGACAGCATACCTTGCACAAAGTCCACAGCTATACAAAGAACAAATGACAATAGGGTTAGAAAGAGTGTATGAGATTTCAAATTTCTATAGAGCTGAAAATTCACATACAGGTCGTCATCTTAGTGAATTTACAAGTGTAGATATTGAAGCTGCATTTATGGATTACAATGATGTAATGGATATTTTAGAATCACTAGTAATGGAAGTTTACAAAATAACTTCCGAGAAATGTAAAAAAGAACAAGAAGAAATTAGACATATAATTGAAATTCCAAAATCACCTTTTGAAAGAATAACATACACTCAAGTTATCGAGGAATTAAAAAAAGCAGGTGAAAAAGTAGAGTTTGGGGATGACTTGCTTGATTCACATCTAAGAATAATTGGAAAGAATCATCCAGGATTTTATTTCCTAACAGATTGGCCAATGAAGCTAAAACCATTTTACATTAGAGAAAAGGATGAAGACCCAAAATTGTCACGTTCATTTGATCTTCAATTTGGATATCTAGAGTTATCTTCAGGAGGAACCAGACTTCATAATACCGACGTACTAAAAGCAAGACTCAAAGAACAGGGTCTTGATCCTGCTCAATTTGCGGATCATCTACAGACATTTGATTGGGGAATGCCGCCACATTCAGGTTGGGGAATGGGTTTGGACAGATTAATGACCACATTAATTGGCATAGATAATGTTAGAGAAGTTGTACTGTATCCAAGAGATCCAGATAGATTGAGTCCATAAATTCAGATTTTTATTATAAAGCAACAACAGAAATTACATGATAGAACAAACTGATGCAAAAAAAGTAGTAGAAGTGATAGGAAATAATCTGATAGGAGTCTCACATGACTCCAATA encodes:
- a CDS encoding iron dependent repressor, metal binding and dimerization domain protein, translated to MKDKNSKRLDSIKAAHQSEKASYSTRMEDYLEVISELVELKGYATTLDISRYMNVSAPSVTKMLQRLEENKLLEYEKYHGINLTSKGTQIAIEIRQNHGILLEFFEILGVNHETANKDTEGIEHHLNPKTIKQLRKFITFLKANPKIIESFKNP
- a CDS encoding response regulator, whose protein sequence is MGNIMIADDSDAIRLVLKDILSIGEHNIVCEAKDGAESVDFFFKFNPDLLLLDLAMPKKDGFTVVKEILSKDPKAKIILVTASDDQKVIQQCLDFGASSYISKPFNFNNILKVVSDVLAK
- a CDS encoding uracil-DNA glycosylase, producing the protein MNEELEAIRQNVKTCTKCNLSTTRTNSVPGKGNFKADVIFVGEAPGKNEDQKGEPFVGIAGQRLNNALENAGISRESIYITNIVKCRPPKNRVPSISERDACDNYLQKEIAIIKPKIICILGNTAFNSILGGSEIRKYRGKIVKKDKQFYFLTLHPAATIYNQELITVLKEDIIKLFDLIRELKNNKQISIDIDYTT
- a CDS encoding VTT domain-containing protein encodes the protein MDFSAIFPFAPEIGYLGLVLVNFFGSLIPFIPLPGFIFLASMSVGDQFDLHVLAILSALAATAAKQIIFYVSYQGRRIISEKTRKRMRPFERLVKRYGAGAAFFAAATPIPDDLIYVPLGLAKYNPKRFFIATLAGKLVLSYSIVFISHHLGMSLVQPYLEDITDVTTVYLGIIVFGIMMTVVVVLLLRLNWEKILGRFVPWTLDENNEK
- a CDS encoding DUF6659 family protein, whose translation is MPEINVEEYEKRCQEILQDSEVRFAALLDEFGKILAGGYKADVDPRLTEEQHNEVCKELAGRVVKRKKFDVELGYVKYSASRRKHVVIMSFPIFEKVIMIVAEPNVNIDRLAFRIIEKLGRQWGEFFGE
- a CDS encoding ABC transporter ATP-binding protein, which gives rise to MVLIVNGLSARYNTSKGPVYAVDDVDFNLSDGESIGIAGESACGKSTLGLSIVRMLLGGKANGKIILDDTSILDISESDFIRKFRWKKISMIFQGAMNSLDPVFTIREQFVEVLNQHNFTENFDDVILNTLHSVSLDDIVLKKYPHELSGGMKQRVIIAMALLLEPKFVIADEPTTALDVLIQAQIINLLKKLKKDGMSIMLITHDLAVLSEIADKIGIMYGGQMVEFGSSYEIYKNPKHPYTQGLLESIPTLKGNIPKYIKGNPPSLMEPATQCRFIERCPLAIDKCKMVPPKFKTDTGYVRCWLYDTS
- a CDS encoding HAMP domain-containing sensor histidine kinase, with amino-acid sequence MKIINKTYVLVLVLIVAAIINLLLLYESQQIDNSLSNSIIKTGDLKVDAEHISSLAISVANGDINDKENLNSVIKDIDEFLLKLENGGSVNGQQLQKIPTELTEEYNKMKTSWELYREKVIKVEKTSVFDREATNAMNYVLQKNGELVLSTKTVSDELSNLDRDYNRHKEIAKELEKSAIEIGQLTLLISIGEEEDVQQKLKNERIAFEIELRKLLGIPTEELDVESVGKINEELIPIPRENSNELRKIDPLWEALQARIIILEERALLSPDFNLAKNEMIQQKSILFSSIDDILLSWNAEIVKNSQEGQIIIQALLLIDIGVFFLVLFIIRQSLLPLGLITNALSEIKEGTYGEKIEYNKTDEVGTLVDTFNVMSNTIKEKDEQTKRTDIAKDEFLAMITHELKTPLVPIQGYADILLSEHLGKLTDKQKERISIIKTSSETLLSIISDLLDAQKLELGQLRMKKETHNIKNTIVEALADFEPDLEKKKITKIIDLQDVQMDYDPVRIKQVLTNLIKNSLNVIQPEVGKIEISMKNLPQNIQISIKDNGIGIPLEKQQDLFKKFYQVDATLTREKGGSGLGLAICKGIVESHDGTISVKSVPNQGAEFTITLPKNSQPTKSPIDIS
- a CDS encoding PINc/VapC family ATPase, translated to MSKIVVDTSIIINGQLIILIESGKIKNSEIIIPQAVFDELQSQASQKKEQGFFGLEAIKKLKEISGNFELVISLSGSHPTSEDIRMAGSGRIDAIIKDVAKQNQAILYTSDNVQHLVAQAEGLESVFVKPIPKNIALEFLKFFDSETMSVHLKENMPPMAKKGKPGSFVLTKLNDEILTREYLQLITSQILETTTSDSSTIEISKTGAYVIQYNDYRIAITKPPFSEAFEITIVHPIVKLTLDDYAISEELMKRFSDRAEGIIISGPPGSGKSTLASGLANFYHNTGKIVKTFESPRDLQVDPGITQYTKLDGSFDNSADILLLVRPDYTIFDEVRRREDFRTFADLRLTGVGMVGVVHANSPLDAIQRFIGKIELGIIPNVIDTVVFVKYGTIGKIYDLELVVKVPTGMTESDLARPVIEIRNFADHVLEHEIYTFGEENVIVPVSKKVQKVGIEKLAEDKIRELFRKYDPRVEVEILSDNRAKILVDKQSMASIIGKGGSNISEIEKVLKIHIDVVEKTNSNRHESTNSSNEISFHFSESKSGLVLTVGREYSSMHADIYVHDNYVTSVRIGKKGEITIPKRSEASRTLMKLASSQNDIQIFLKD
- a CDS encoding DNA-3-methyladenine glycosylase, encoding MTILPRTFYTKDTVTVAKKLLGKKIVRKIGRKEISGIIIETEAYRHKDDPASHAFRNITERNKVMFGEVGKAYVYFTYGMHYCFNIVARNSKFEAGAVLIRAITPEKGIEIMEKNRGMKDSKRLTDGPAKLTQALGITKKHYGLDLTTNSELFITEGIKISGKIISSPRIGIKNATDRLWNFKTITQ